The Hymenobacter sp. GOD-10R genome includes a window with the following:
- a CDS encoding DUF421 domain-containing protein: MKPEDIHPFDFLRIFLGEAPWSFLFEVVIRIVFIFVLLVVSMRLMGKRMASQLSRNELAAMSSLAAAIGVPMQVPDRGLLPPIIMAIVVISIQRLSALWSFRSEKFEEVTQGDIGILVEDGCLQLETMKEVVLPQERLFAQLRSSAIDNLGTVKRVYMEANGSFTVLKHPKPQPGLSILPDWDQDFVREQRKVPGTFACRSCGNLAKENRSACTRCGKTVWTEAVTAEE, translated from the coding sequence ATGAAACCCGAAGACATTCATCCGTTCGATTTCCTGCGTATTTTTCTGGGCGAGGCCCCTTGGAGCTTTCTGTTCGAAGTAGTAATTCGCATTGTGTTCATCTTCGTGCTGCTGGTCGTGTCGATGCGACTGATGGGCAAGCGCATGGCTTCGCAGCTGAGCCGCAATGAGTTGGCCGCCATGTCGTCGTTGGCGGCGGCTATCGGTGTTCCGATGCAAGTTCCCGACCGCGGGCTACTGCCACCAATCATCATGGCCATTGTCGTGATCAGTATTCAACGCCTGTCTGCTCTGTGGAGTTTTCGGAGTGAAAAATTTGAGGAAGTCACGCAAGGTGACATTGGCATTCTGGTAGAAGATGGTTGCCTACAACTAGAGACGATGAAGGAGGTGGTATTGCCACAGGAGCGCCTGTTTGCGCAGCTACGCTCATCGGCTATCGACAACCTAGGCACCGTGAAAAGGGTGTACATGGAGGCTAACGGATCTTTCACCGTTCTTAAGCACCCCAAACCCCAACCAGGCCTGAGCATACTACCCGATTGGGACCAAGATTTTGTGCGGGAGCAACGCAAAGTGCCAGGCACCTTCGCCTGCCGAAGCTGTGGCAATCTGGCCAAGGAAAACCGGAGTGCTTGCACCCGCTGCGGCAAAACAGTGTGGACGGAAGCTGTAACTGCGGAGGAGTAA
- a CDS encoding DUF421 domain-containing protein has product MKKEEIHFGDWKRILLGNVPGEFMLEVFLRTIVVYLILLVVIRLLGKRMSAQLTITEMAVFITLGAIVSLPMQAPDRGILPGVLILICVLLLQRGLNYFAFKDRRVETTTQGDVSMLVKDGILQLDEMRKTAISHAQLYAQIRAKEILQLGAVKRMYVEGNGDFSIYPNAQPKPGLSVLPSRDESIHRQDEHADDLRACTNCATVVPPDQARTACPTCGQQNWTYAVK; this is encoded by the coding sequence ATGAAAAAGGAAGAAATTCACTTCGGAGACTGGAAGCGAATTTTGCTGGGCAATGTGCCGGGTGAGTTTATGCTCGAAGTGTTTCTGCGTACGATTGTCGTTTACTTGATTTTGCTAGTCGTGATTCGGTTGCTGGGCAAACGCATGAGCGCGCAGCTTACCATCACCGAAATGGCGGTGTTTATTACCCTAGGTGCTATCGTGTCGCTGCCCATGCAGGCTCCCGATCGAGGCATTTTGCCGGGCGTGTTGATTCTGATATGCGTGCTGCTGCTTCAACGCGGGCTGAACTACTTTGCTTTCAAAGACCGGAGAGTGGAAACCACCACGCAAGGCGACGTGTCGATGCTGGTGAAAGATGGCATTCTGCAGCTCGACGAAATGCGCAAGACGGCCATTTCGCACGCCCAGCTTTATGCTCAGATCCGGGCGAAAGAAATCTTGCAGCTAGGTGCCGTCAAGCGGATGTACGTGGAGGGAAACGGCGACTTCAGCATCTACCCGAACGCCCAACCAAAACCGGGCTTGAGCGTGTTGCCTTCCCGCGATGAGTCTATTCACCGCCAAGATGAGCACGCCGATGACTTACGCGCTTGCACCAACTGTGCTACCGTTGTGCCCCCAGATCAGGCGCGCACTGCTTGCCCCACTTGCGGGCAGCAAAATTGGACGTATGCCGTGAAGTAG
- a CDS encoding DUF6960 family protein, with translation MPRPKPVRYGLYPWTPEYGLRYIHPANRRSFEWLEPLGKVFEKIDETDEWILLRYDEQQFKVSPELFTELHQKPPFSFGDSVEESNPESGRPAHHGLISDVFWDEGADRARFQLVEKKRKLKRIFEAEDLRFA, from the coding sequence ATGCCCCGACCGAAACCTGTTCGCTACGGCCTTTACCCTTGGACGCCCGAATACGGCTTGCGTTATATCCACCCCGCCAATCGGCGCTCCTTTGAGTGGCTAGAGCCGCTGGGTAAAGTCTTCGAAAAAATTGATGAAACCGACGAATGGATTCTGCTCCGCTACGACGAGCAGCAGTTCAAAGTCAGCCCCGAGCTCTTTACTGAACTACACCAGAAGCCACCTTTCAGCTTTGGCGACTCGGTGGAGGAAAGCAACCCTGAATCTGGACGCCCCGCGCACCACGGCTTGATTTCCGATGTGTTCTGGGATGAAGGCGCCGACCGAGCTAGGTTCCAGCTCGTGGAAAAGAAGCGCAAACTAAAGCGCATTTTTGAAGCGGAAGACCTACGCTTCGCGTGA
- a CDS encoding STAS domain-containing protein, which yields MKYSIDKKDTYTIITIDEKKLDTTVAPDLKSEFVKLNAEGINNLILDLANVKYTDSSGLSSILIANRLCNSTGGLLVLTGLQDHVMKLITISKLESVLHILPTVEEGIDRIFLHAIERDLTSKE from the coding sequence ATGAAGTACTCGATTGATAAAAAGGACACCTACACCATCATCACGATTGATGAGAAGAAGCTCGACACTACGGTTGCGCCTGATCTGAAATCGGAGTTTGTGAAGTTGAACGCCGAAGGAATTAATAATTTGATTCTGGACCTGGCTAATGTCAAGTACACGGACTCTTCGGGTCTTAGCTCCATTCTAATCGCCAACCGTTTGTGCAATTCGACGGGCGGCTTGTTGGTGCTCACCGGCCTTCAAGACCACGTGATGAAGCTCATTACCATTTCCAAGCTCGAATCGGTACTGCACATTCTGCCTACGGTAGAGGAAGGCATCGACCGTATTTTTCTGCACGCCATCGAGCGTGACCTGACGAGCAAGGAATAA
- a CDS encoding ribonuclease Z, translated as MEFELKILGSASATPYLDRHHTAQILTVDSQAYLIDCGEGTQRRLMEYKIRHQRIGSIFISHLHGDHFFGLFGLLSTMHLHGRTEPLQLFGPAGLDEVLTTQFRVSNTQLTFNLEFTVVDTTAFAQVYEDRYLTVHTLPMRHRIACCGYLFREKPKRRHLVKERLLSGLTPAQLSALTHGEDLYDEAGQVLVRNADVTTAPNHSRSYAYCSDTLYTESNAELVHGVDLLYHEATFLDDMRERAATTHHSTARQAALFARKAEVRHLLIGHFSSRYRDLEPLLREAKAVFDSVELATEGKTVSLPE; from the coding sequence TTGGAGTTCGAGCTGAAAATTCTGGGTAGCGCCTCGGCTACGCCCTATCTGGACCGCCACCACACGGCGCAGATTCTTACCGTCGACAGTCAGGCGTATCTGATTGACTGCGGTGAAGGCACCCAGCGCCGACTGATGGAATACAAAATTCGCCATCAGCGCATCGGCTCCATCTTCATCTCGCACCTGCACGGCGACCACTTTTTCGGTTTGTTCGGCCTGCTTTCCACCATGCATCTGCACGGCCGCACCGAGCCACTTCAGCTCTTCGGTCCCGCTGGCCTCGACGAGGTGCTAACCACGCAGTTTCGCGTGTCAAACACGCAGCTTACTTTCAACCTGGAGTTTACGGTAGTGGATACCACGGCTTTCGCGCAGGTGTACGAAGACCGGTATCTGACGGTGCACACCTTGCCCATGCGGCATCGCATTGCCTGCTGCGGTTACTTATTCAGGGAGAAGCCCAAACGTCGCCACCTCGTTAAAGAGCGCCTCCTTTCGGGCCTCACACCCGCCCAGCTTTCGGCGCTGACGCATGGCGAGGATCTGTACGATGAAGCTGGCCAGGTGCTGGTCCGTAATGCCGATGTGACCACTGCCCCCAATCACTCGCGCAGCTACGCTTACTGCTCCGATACACTCTACACGGAAAGCAATGCCGAACTGGTGCACGGCGTGGACTTGCTCTACCACGAAGCTACCTTCCTGGATGATATGCGCGAGCGGGCCGCCACTACGCATCACTCCACTGCTCGGCAGGCTGCCTTATTTGCCCGCAAAGCTGAAGTGCGCCATTTGCTCATTGGACACTTCTCTTCGCGCTACCGCGACTTAGAGCCTCTCTTGCGCGAAGCCAAAGCAGTATTTGACAGTGTGGAGCTAGCTACTGAAGGCAAAACGGTAAGTTTGCCGGAGTAA
- the trpS gene encoding tryptophan--tRNA ligase yields MSRILTGIQSTGRPHLGNLLGAILPAVELSKSSTNESLLFIADLHSLTTVRDPETLRQNTYAVAASWLACGFDTEKNMFYRQSDVPQVTELTWYLSCFTPYPMLANAHSFKDKSNRLSDVNAGLFTYPVLMAADILLYDANIVPVGKDQVQHLEITRDIASAFNNRYGETFVLPQARVDEQLMTIPGLDGQKMSKSYGNIIDIFQEEKALLKTIRSIVSDSTPLEEPKNPDNDTTFKLYSLLATPVQTEDMRQRYLAGGYGYGHAKKELYDLIMTRFETEREQFNFFINNPAEIDARLAEGARKAQAYGSEVLNKVREKVGYLRR; encoded by the coding sequence ATGTCTCGCATTCTCACTGGCATCCAAAGCACCGGCCGTCCTCACCTAGGGAACTTGCTTGGCGCCATTTTGCCCGCCGTCGAACTGTCGAAAAGCAGCACCAACGAGTCGCTACTATTTATTGCCGACCTGCACTCGCTCACGACCGTTCGTGACCCCGAAACGCTGCGCCAAAATACCTATGCGGTAGCTGCCTCGTGGCTAGCTTGCGGGTTCGACACGGAGAAGAACATGTTCTACCGGCAGTCGGACGTGCCGCAGGTGACGGAGCTGACGTGGTATCTGAGCTGCTTCACGCCGTACCCGATGCTGGCCAATGCGCACTCCTTCAAGGATAAAAGCAACCGCCTATCGGACGTAAATGCGGGCTTGTTTACCTACCCGGTGCTCATGGCGGCTGACATCCTGCTTTACGACGCCAACATTGTACCGGTGGGCAAAGACCAAGTGCAGCACCTCGAAATCACGCGCGACATTGCCTCGGCATTTAACAACCGCTACGGTGAAACCTTCGTGCTGCCTCAAGCCCGCGTGGATGAGCAGCTGATGACCATTCCCGGCCTCGACGGGCAGAAGATGAGCAAGAGCTACGGCAACATCATCGACATCTTCCAGGAGGAGAAAGCCCTGCTGAAGACCATCCGCAGCATCGTGTCGGACAGCACGCCGCTGGAAGAACCCAAGAACCCAGACAACGACACAACCTTCAAACTCTATTCGCTGCTAGCTACGCCTGTCCAAACCGAAGACATGCGTCAGCGCTACCTAGCCGGTGGCTACGGCTATGGTCACGCCAAAAAGGAGTTGTATGACCTGATTATGACCCGCTTCGAGACCGAGCGGGAGCAGTTTAACTTCTTCATAAACAACCCCGCCGAGATTGATGCCCGCTTGGCAGAAGGTGCCCGCAAAGCGCAAGCGTATGGCTCGGAAGTGTTGAATAAAGTGCGCGAGAAAGTTGGGTACTTGCGCCGGTAA
- a CDS encoding glycosyltransferase, whose protein sequence is MQPPASTPEIIAPDALLVEVAWEVCNQVGGIYTVIRSKVPATVQAWDERYCLLGPYFPQQAQGEFEAFDDYQLQLLNDPFAGAVRQMRQMGYDICIGTWLVTGRPRVVLINPFQAYGQLGEIKTELWLRHGIPTPDNDDLLHQVEAFGHLVKIFMQVLTNEVVPPQRVIAHFHEWMTGVAIPDMRREQVQAHIVFTTHATLLGRYLAMNDPNFYDHLMQVDWAAQARHFNIETAVRIERAAAHGSHVFTTVSELTVRECIYLLDRIPDCVLPNGLNIERFVALHEFQILHKQYKDKIHEFVMAHFFQSYSFDLDKTIYMFTSGRYEYHNKGFDLTLEALARLNYRLQQSGLEGQVVMFFITKRPFTSINPLVLQSRAILDEVHETCNAIERQVGERLVYAAASSTDHRLPDLSSMVDDYWKLRYRRLLQTWKTSQLPSVITHNLIDDQKDDILNFLRRSNMINHQHDRVKIVYHPDFVSPTSPLFGMEYGQFVRGCHLGIFPSYYEPWGYTPLECVARGVPAITSDLSGFGDYVLQHVDNHDDKGIFVVERQEKTFDEAAEQLTNMLWDYVLLSRRERIAQRNRVESSSELFDWKNLRQYYDRAYELALERS, encoded by the coding sequence ATGCAACCACCTGCCTCTACCCCCGAAATCATTGCCCCTGATGCGCTACTTGTGGAAGTGGCCTGGGAAGTCTGTAATCAGGTCGGCGGTATCTACACCGTTATCCGTTCCAAAGTGCCCGCTACTGTGCAGGCCTGGGATGAGCGCTATTGTTTGCTAGGTCCTTATTTTCCGCAGCAAGCCCAGGGTGAATTCGAGGCCTTCGACGACTACCAGCTCCAACTGCTCAATGACCCTTTCGCCGGCGCAGTGCGCCAGATGCGGCAAATGGGCTATGACATCTGCATTGGTACGTGGCTCGTGACGGGCCGGCCCCGCGTTGTGCTGATCAACCCATTCCAGGCTTATGGGCAGCTAGGCGAAATCAAGACCGAGCTTTGGCTGCGCCACGGCATCCCCACGCCCGACAACGATGACCTGCTCCACCAGGTAGAAGCCTTTGGCCACCTTGTCAAGATCTTTATGCAGGTCTTGACGAATGAGGTAGTACCGCCGCAACGGGTTATTGCCCACTTTCACGAGTGGATGACGGGCGTCGCCATCCCCGATATGCGGCGGGAGCAGGTGCAGGCGCACATCGTCTTTACTACGCACGCCACGCTGCTGGGCCGCTACCTAGCCATGAACGACCCCAACTTCTACGACCACCTCATGCAGGTCGATTGGGCGGCTCAAGCGAGACACTTCAACATCGAAACGGCTGTACGCATCGAGCGAGCGGCGGCGCACGGCTCCCACGTGTTCACCACGGTGAGCGAGCTAACGGTGCGCGAATGTATCTACTTGCTCGACCGAATTCCGGACTGCGTGCTGCCTAACGGCCTGAACATCGAGCGGTTTGTCGCTCTGCACGAGTTTCAGATTCTGCACAAGCAGTACAAGGACAAGATCCACGAGTTTGTGATGGCGCACTTCTTCCAGAGCTATTCCTTTGATCTGGACAAGACCATCTACATGTTCACCTCGGGCCGCTACGAGTACCACAACAAGGGTTTCGACCTAACGCTAGAGGCCCTAGCTCGCCTGAACTACCGTTTGCAACAGAGCGGGCTGGAAGGGCAAGTAGTGATGTTCTTTATCACCAAGCGGCCGTTCACCAGCATCAACCCGCTGGTATTGCAGAGCCGCGCTATCCTCGACGAAGTACACGAAACCTGCAACGCTATCGAGCGGCAAGTGGGCGAACGGCTGGTGTATGCCGCCGCCTCCAGCACCGACCACCGCCTGCCCGACCTCAGCAGCATGGTTGATGACTACTGGAAGCTCCGCTACCGCCGCTTGCTGCAAACCTGGAAGACCTCGCAGCTGCCTTCCGTTATCACCCACAACCTGATCGACGATCAGAAGGACGACATCCTGAACTTCCTGCGTCGCTCCAACATGATCAACCACCAGCACGACCGGGTGAAGATCGTGTATCACCCTGATTTTGTGTCGCCTACCTCACCCCTATTCGGGATGGAATACGGCCAATTCGTGCGGGGCTGCCACCTAGGTATCTTCCCTAGCTACTACGAGCCCTGGGGCTACACCCCGCTCGAGTGCGTGGCCCGCGGCGTACCGGCCATCACCTCCGACCTCTCTGGCTTTGGCGACTACGTGCTGCAACACGTAGATAACCACGACGACAAAGGCATCTTTGTGGTGGAGCGTCAGGAGAAGACCTTCGATGAAGCGGCCGAGCAGCTGACGAACATGCTCTGGGATTATGTACTGCTCAGCCGCCGCGAACGGATAGCGCAGCGCAACCGGGTGGAAAGCTCCTCGGAACTCTTCGACTGGAAGAACCTACGTCAGTACTACGACCGTGCTTACGAGCTAGCCCTGGAACGAAGCTAA
- a CDS encoding Gfo/Idh/MocA family oxidoreductase: MTTAIKTGLLAYGMSGKVFHAPFVATHPGFDFCAIVERRHKQAAQDYPGVISYDSVEALLADPEIELVIVNTPSNTHFELTQQALRAGKHVLVEKPMAASSTEVQTLFDLGRQMGKHVFVYQNRRWDSDFQAVQQVINSGQLGELIEVHFRYDRYKTTLNPKPFKETAVPASGIVYDLGPHLLDQVISLFGKPLRSHKTTGRYRANTQVDDYFTMHLQYPNGLNVFVTSGLLIANPLPAFVLHGTTGSFQKGRVDVQETQLQQGVSPVAPEYGQEAPGSEGTLTVVGPNDEKTTTQVPSLKGDYTQLFEAVYQALRNNVPYPIQEEHILWQMALLEQNPGDWAFLG, from the coding sequence ATGACTACTGCCATCAAAACCGGCCTACTCGCCTACGGGATGTCGGGCAAAGTTTTCCATGCACCCTTTGTCGCCACGCACCCCGGCTTTGACTTCTGCGCCATCGTGGAGCGCCGCCACAAGCAGGCGGCCCAAGACTACCCCGGCGTTATCAGCTACGACAGTGTGGAAGCGCTGCTGGCCGACCCCGAAATTGAGCTGGTCATCGTGAACACGCCCAGTAACACGCACTTCGAGCTAACGCAGCAAGCCTTGCGAGCAGGCAAGCACGTGTTGGTCGAAAAGCCCATGGCAGCCTCGAGCACCGAAGTGCAAACGCTGTTCGACCTAGGTCGGCAGATGGGCAAGCACGTTTTTGTGTACCAGAACCGCCGCTGGGACAGCGACTTCCAGGCTGTGCAGCAGGTTATTAATAGTGGGCAGCTCGGCGAGCTTATCGAAGTGCATTTTCGCTACGATCGGTACAAAACCACGCTAAACCCTAAGCCTTTCAAGGAAACAGCCGTGCCTGCTAGCGGCATCGTGTACGACCTAGGTCCGCACTTGCTGGATCAGGTGATTAGTTTGTTTGGCAAGCCTTTGCGCAGCCACAAAACCACGGGGCGCTACCGGGCTAATACGCAGGTAGACGACTACTTCACCATGCACCTGCAATACCCAAATGGGCTGAATGTGTTCGTCACCAGCGGCTTATTGATTGCCAATCCGCTGCCGGCTTTCGTGCTGCACGGTACGACGGGCAGTTTTCAGAAGGGCCGCGTCGATGTACAAGAGACGCAGCTTCAGCAGGGCGTTTCGCCGGTGGCCCCGGAGTACGGGCAGGAAGCGCCCGGCAGCGAGGGTACACTGACGGTAGTTGGCCCTAACGACGAGAAGACGACAACCCAGGTTCCTTCTCTGAAAGGCGACTACACGCAGCTATTCGAGGCGGTGTACCAGGCGCTACGCAACAACGTGCCGTACCCGATTCAGGAAGAACATATTCTGTGGCAAATGGCATTACTTGAACAAAACCCAGGGGATTGGGCGTTCTTAGGATGA
- a CDS encoding queuosine precursor transporter encodes MSLTKTFAHKKQQLYLVLSGIFLVNALLAEIIGVKIFSVTALLGLPGDLTAGVIIWPVVFITTDIINEYFGRAGVLRVSYLTVGLIIYAFLVILATTKLPPAAFWLDVNKTDPQGRPFNIEFAYQSIFRQGLGIIIGSVTAFIIGQVLDASVFQGLRRITGGRYIWLRATGSTLVSQLVDSFVVLFVAFYVFGNWPLAQVISVATFNYWYKFAAAILLTPVLYLAHAIIDRYLGKDDTLELQQEAAKNVSV; translated from the coding sequence ATGTCTTTAACGAAGACCTTCGCCCACAAAAAACAGCAACTCTATCTCGTGCTCAGCGGGATATTTTTGGTAAATGCCCTGCTTGCCGAAATCATCGGCGTTAAGATCTTCTCCGTAACGGCGCTGCTTGGCTTGCCCGGCGACCTCACAGCAGGGGTTATTATTTGGCCGGTGGTGTTCATCACCACGGACATCATCAACGAGTACTTTGGTCGGGCCGGTGTACTGCGGGTGAGCTACCTGACGGTTGGGCTTATTATCTATGCTTTCTTGGTTATTCTGGCTACTACCAAGCTCCCACCTGCAGCCTTCTGGCTCGACGTAAACAAGACGGACCCGCAGGGGCGGCCCTTCAACATCGAGTTTGCTTACCAGAGCATCTTTCGCCAGGGCCTAGGTATCATTATAGGTTCCGTAACGGCCTTCATCATTGGGCAGGTGCTAGATGCTTCTGTATTTCAGGGCTTACGGCGCATCACAGGCGGGCGCTACATCTGGCTGCGCGCGACGGGCTCCACACTGGTTTCGCAACTCGTAGACAGCTTCGTGGTGCTGTTTGTGGCCTTCTATGTATTCGGAAACTGGCCGCTGGCGCAGGTAATAAGTGTGGCAACCTTTAATTACTGGTATAAATTTGCCGCCGCCATTCTGCTGACGCCTGTGTTGTACCTAGCTCACGCTATCATCGACCGGTACCTAGGCAAAGACGACACGCTGGAATTGCAGCAGGAAGCGGCAAAGAACGTCAGCGTATAG
- a CDS encoding alpha-amylase family glycosyl hydrolase, with product MPSASTTLAPTSTSSAPSKSQLQAGMGAIPHQHGTTFRVWAPHAEAVAVVGPFNDWNNKANRLMHEADGYWAADFPNLPSGTEYKYWLCNDNTELTRNDPYAREVTHSAGNSIVPDPNFDWEDDHFEMPAWNSLVIYELHVGTFNRSNPDEPGTFYDVIEKLPYLQGLGINAVEIMPATEFPGSLSWGYNPSHPFALETAYGGPKAFKELVKQAHRHGIAIILDVVYNHFGPGDLDLWQFDGWAENDGGGIYFYNDWRAETPWGHNRPDYGNPAVRNYIRDNALMWLEDYRVDGLRCDSISHIRNVNGSNGPVGDLPEGWTLMRWVNEEIQARTPWKITIAEDLQGNEYITRPTDQDGQGFATQWDAAFVNIIREALVTPNDTDRSMAAVAEIINTTYNGDAFQRVIYTESHDEVANGKSRVPEEIMPGDAASWYPKKRATLGAAIVFTAPGIPMIFQGQPTLADGHFSDDQPLDWSRHEQMGGLVQLYRDLIRLRRNIDGHTRGLTGQRTEVFHVNDADKIIAFARWADGDGGPNDTTIVLANFADQTREAYTIGLPASGKWTVRFNSDWQGYDQEFGNFESFDAEAQEGEYDGKPWHGTFGLAPYSVLVISQEG from the coding sequence ATGCCATCTGCTTCCACAACCCTAGCACCTACCTCTACTTCTTCTGCCCCTTCCAAATCCCAGCTTCAGGCTGGTATGGGCGCCATTCCTCACCAGCACGGCACCACCTTTCGGGTGTGGGCTCCTCACGCCGAAGCGGTTGCTGTTGTCGGTCCGTTCAACGACTGGAACAACAAAGCCAACCGTCTCATGCACGAAGCGGATGGCTATTGGGCCGCCGATTTCCCCAATTTGCCATCCGGTACCGAGTACAAATACTGGCTGTGCAACGATAACACCGAGCTCACGCGCAATGACCCTTATGCCCGCGAAGTGACGCACTCGGCTGGCAACTCCATCGTGCCTGATCCCAATTTTGATTGGGAGGACGACCATTTCGAAATGCCCGCCTGGAACTCACTCGTTATCTACGAGCTGCACGTGGGCACCTTCAACCGCTCCAACCCCGACGAGCCCGGCACTTTTTACGACGTAATTGAGAAACTGCCCTACTTGCAAGGGCTAGGTATTAACGCCGTTGAGATTATGCCGGCTACGGAGTTTCCTGGCAGTCTGTCGTGGGGCTACAATCCTTCGCATCCGTTTGCCCTTGAAACTGCTTACGGTGGCCCGAAGGCATTTAAGGAGCTGGTGAAGCAAGCGCACCGCCATGGCATTGCTATTATCCTCGATGTGGTGTACAACCACTTTGGCCCCGGTGACCTAGACCTCTGGCAATTTGATGGCTGGGCAGAAAACGACGGCGGCGGCATTTACTTCTACAACGACTGGCGCGCTGAAACCCCGTGGGGTCACAACCGCCCCGACTACGGCAACCCAGCCGTGCGCAACTACATCCGCGACAACGCCTTGATGTGGCTCGAAGACTACCGCGTCGACGGCCTCCGCTGCGACTCGATTTCGCACATCCGCAACGTAAACGGCAGCAACGGTCCTGTCGGCGACCTGCCCGAAGGCTGGACCTTGATGCGTTGGGTGAACGAAGAAATTCAAGCCCGGACACCTTGGAAAATCACCATTGCGGAAGACCTGCAAGGCAACGAGTACATCACGCGTCCGACCGATCAGGATGGCCAAGGTTTTGCCACCCAATGGGATGCTGCTTTCGTGAACATCATCCGCGAAGCGCTGGTTACGCCCAATGATACTGACCGCTCGATGGCGGCCGTGGCTGAGATTATCAATACGACGTACAACGGCGACGCTTTCCAGCGAGTCATCTATACAGAGTCGCACGACGAAGTAGCCAACGGTAAGTCGCGGGTGCCGGAGGAAATCATGCCTGGCGACGCGGCCAGCTGGTATCCAAAGAAGCGCGCCACCCTAGGTGCCGCCATCGTCTTCACGGCGCCTGGCATCCCGATGATCTTCCAGGGCCAGCCGACCCTAGCTGACGGCCATTTCTCCGACGACCAGCCCCTCGACTGGTCGCGCCACGAACAGATGGGCGGCCTCGTGCAGCTCTACCGCGACCTAATTCGGCTGCGTCGCAACATCGACGGGCACACCCGCGGTCTGACCGGGCAGCGCACGGAAGTATTCCACGTCAATGACGCAGACAAAATTATTGCCTTTGCCCGCTGGGCCGATGGCGACGGAGGCCCTAACGACACCACCATTGTGCTAGCCAACTTTGCCGATCAAACCCGCGAAGCCTACACGATCGGTCTGCCCGCTTCCGGCAAGTGGACCGTGCGCTTCAACAGCGACTGGCAGGGCTATGACCAAGAGTTTGGCAACTTCGAGAGCTTCGACGCCGAAGCCCAAGAAGGCGAATACGATGGCAAGCCGTGGCACGGCACGTTTGGCTTAGCGCCGTACTCCGTACTCGTTATTTCGCAGGAAGGCTAA
- a CDS encoding DUF4198 domain-containing protein — MRAGLKFSWLFLFSGITAAIAQEFWLAPRFFLSLNERISVPILVGNNFTGMRWRGKNSRLTRFVQYTPTDSTNLLPLVAQHDTNRASITFSQPGTHQLALATNNAFLTFAADSFNAYLRAENLGNILAIRKQNAQLDKPVLEAYRRCAKALVQVGPAPSTGEAFKQVAGLPLELIPEQNPYRLQLGASLTVRVLADGQPVAGSLLKVYCRDVKKM, encoded by the coding sequence GTGCGTGCCGGCTTAAAGTTCTCTTGGCTCTTCTTGTTTAGCGGTATCACCGCGGCAATAGCCCAAGAGTTCTGGCTGGCACCACGCTTCTTTTTGTCCCTCAACGAGCGAATATCGGTGCCGATTCTGGTAGGAAACAACTTTACGGGTATGCGGTGGCGCGGCAAAAACAGCCGTCTCACCCGCTTCGTGCAGTACACTCCTACCGACTCCACCAACCTGCTTCCGTTGGTTGCGCAGCATGATACTAACCGGGCTTCCATCACCTTTTCGCAGCCCGGCACTCACCAGTTGGCCCTCGCTACCAACAATGCTTTTCTCACGTTTGCTGCCGACTCTTTCAACGCCTATTTGCGCGCTGAAAACCTAGGTAATATTCTGGCAATCAGGAAGCAAAACGCGCAGCTAGACAAGCCTGTACTGGAGGCGTATCGGCGTTGCGCGAAGGCGTTAGTGCAGGTTGGCCCGGCCCCTTCCACCGGTGAGGCGTTCAAGCAAGTAGCGGGTTTGCCGTTGGAGCTGATTCCCGAACAAAACCCGTATAGGCTTCAGCTAGGCGCCTCGCTCACGGTGCGCGTACTAGCGGACGGCCAGCCTGTAGCAGGCTCACTGCTAAAAGTATATTGCCGAGATGTGAAAAAAATGTAG